One window from the genome of Nicotiana tomentosiformis chromosome 5, ASM39032v3, whole genome shotgun sequence encodes:
- the LOC104087920 gene encoding inositol-3-phosphate synthase — MFIENFKVESPNVKYTESEIHSVYDYQTTELVHEEKNGTYQWTVKPKTVKYEFKTDVHVPKLGVMLVGWGGNNGSTLTGGVIANREGISWATKDKVQQANYFGSLTQASTIRVGSFNGEEIYAPFKSLLPMVNPDDVVFGGWDISDMNLADAMARAKVFDIDLQKQLRPYMESMVPLPGIYDPDFIAANQGSRANNVIKGTKKEQIDQIIKDIREFKEKNKVDKVVVLWTANTERYSNVVVGLNDTMENLFASVDRNEAEISPSTLYAIACILENVPFINGSPQNTFVPGLIDLAIKRNTLIGGDDFKSGQTKMKSVLVDFLVGAGIKPTSIVSYNHLGNNDGMNLSAPQTFRSKEISKSNVVDDMVSSNAILYEPGEHPDHVVVIKYVPYVGDSKRAMDEYTSEIFMGGKNTIVLHNTCEDSLLAAPIILDLVLLAELSTRIQLKAEGEGKFHSFHPVATILSYLTKAPLVPPGTPVVNALSKQRAMLENILRACVGLAPENNMILEYK; from the exons ATGTTTATTGAGAACTTTAAGGTTGAGAGCCCCAACGTTAAGTACACCGAAAGTGAGATTCACTCTGTCTATGATTATCAAACCACTGAGTTAGTTCATGAGGAGAAAAATGGGACTTACCAATGGACTGTCAAGCCTAAGACTGTCAAATATGAGTTCAAGACTGATGTTCATGTTCCCAAATTAGG GGTTATGCTTGTTGGATGGGGTGGAAACAATGGTTCAACCTTGACCGGTGGTGTTATTGCTAACAGAGA AGGAATTTCATGGGCCACCAAAGATAAGGTGCAACAAGCCAATTACTTTGGCTCTCTTACTCAGGCTTCTACTATTCGAGTTGGGTCTTTCAATGGAGAAGAGATCTATGCTCCATTTAAAAGCCTCCTTCCAATG GTCAATCCAGATGACGTAGTGTTTGGAGGATGGGACATCAGCGACATGAATTTGGCAGATGCCATGGCAAGGGCTAAGGTATTTGATATTGATCTACAAAAGCAGTTGAGGCCCTACATGGAATCTATGGTCCCACTACCTGGTATCTATGATCCTGATTTCATTGCTGCTAACCAAGGGTCACGTGCCAACAACGTGATCAAAGGAACCAAGAAAGAACAAATTGATCAAATCATTAAGGATATTAG GGAGTTTAAGGAGAAGAACAAAGTGGACAAGGTGGTAGTCTTGTGGACTGCTAACACTGAAAGATACAGTAATGTGGTTGTTGGACTTAATGATACTATGGAAAATCTCTTTGCTTCTGTGGACAGAAATGAAGCTGAAATATCTCCTTCCACTTTGTATGCTATTGCCTGCATTCTTGAAAATGTGCCTTTTATTAATGGAAGCCCACAGAACACCTTTGTGCCAG GCCTCATTGATTTGGCCATCAAGAGGAACACACTGATTGGTGGTGATGACTTTAAGAGTGGTCAAACCAAAATGAAGTCAGTGCTGGTTGATTTCCTTGTTGGAGCTGGTATTAAG CCAACATCAATTGTGAGCTACAACCATTTGGGTAACAATGATGGAATGAATCTGTCTGCCCCTCAAACTTTCCGCTCAAAGGAGATCTCGAAAAGTAATGTTGTTGATGACATGGTTTCAAGCAATGCCATTCTTTATGAGCCTGGAGAGCACCCTGACCATGTTGTTGTGATTAAG TATGTGCCATATGTGGGAGACAGCAAAAGGGCAATGGATGAGTACACATCTGAGATTTTCATGGGAGGAAAGAACACCATTGTTTTGCACAATACTTGTGAGGATTCTCTTTTGGCTGCTCCAATTATCTTGGATTTGGTccttcttgctgaactcagtaccCGCATTCAGCTCAAAGCTGAAGGAGAG GGTAAGTTCCACTCCTTCCACCCCGTGGCTACTATCCTCAGCTACCTTACCAAGGCTCCTCTG GTACCACCAGGTACACCAGTGGTGAATGCACTCTCAAAGCAGAGGGCAATGCTTGAGAACATATTGAGGGCTTGTGTTGGACTTGCACCAGAGAACAACATGATTCTGGAATACAAATGA